The genomic stretch ACACAGCAGCACAACACTGATGGCATGTAACACAACACAGGGATGAACACAGCTTGGACAGAAAGAGTTCAATCCCTTGCAAATGGTGGACCCCCTATCCCCTGGACCACAGTTCACTCTCTTATCTAAATCCGATGTAGAAACCTAGAACTTGACTTGAAAACATGATGAAAATCTATGCAGTGGGTTATATACTAAAAAAATTCTggttaaatacttttttctcaagggtacaacagcagtgtcatCATCAAGCCTGCAACTTTTAGGTTAacagcccagttccctaaccattgtaCTACAGCTGCTGCTGTGAGACCAACAAAGTGTGAATAGACTGCAGGATAAGTAAGGGGCAGGATCTCGCTGTAGAGTACCTGTGCTGCTAAAATCATCATGCTGCCAACCTGCCGTTTTTATATAAGGCCATGCCATACAGGATGCCTGCTGAGCCAAAGTATAACAGCAGATATACACTGACCTCTGGACCTACTGCTGGGGACTCGAGCTCCTGGTCTCCCATGAGCACCTGCCTGAACAGAGGACAGCGGCTTCTCGATCCTGGGATCAAACAACAGTTTTTACAATGACAATTATACAAACAATAGACGTTATCTGTGAGGGTATGTACTGTGCTGGTGAGGATAcacctagctagctatttagccaGACGTGCAATCGACATCCATTACAGCTATCTACAGGCTGAAACACAACCGCTATGAGACCCGCCGTCAGCAGCGGAAGCCGGAGCCTTGGTCGCGCTCGTCACCTGCGCATTTTGACGTTGCCAATGTCGGTGCAGAGGTTGAGGAGAGGCCGAACACAGATGGGCTGAGCCATGATCTCGCTCAGCTGCGGTCGATTGGACGGGTCCAGATTCAGCATGTTTAGAATCAGCTGCCTGAGCTCTGGGCTGTACCGGTCCGAGATCGGAGCAAAAGTACCGCTCATGATCTTCAGTACCAGGGcaggaaggttctggaaggGAAGGAGACAACTCCTAACATTTACTGAAACACTGTTCTGTCCTCTTTTAGCAGCACAAAAACATGTGAAAGAGTTAAGAAGTGAAATATCCACATAAGTACACATGACACACAAGTGCATAACAGAGAATTGTTCATAAAATGCAAGATAAGCCATTCCGTACCGCTGCCTCGAAGGCTCTCTTTAGGCTGGCTAattcatacagcacacagcccagAGCCCAGATATCACTCTTCTGGTTATAGGGTTTCCCCTCACACAGCTCAGGGGAGATGTAGCACGGAGTCCCCACTACCTGCAGGTGCATGCGAGAGCCAGTGGAGAGGAAGGTCAAGGTCAGAATGGCCCCATTTTGCAGCAGTTCGACAGTGACAGGCTGCAGTACAAATGCTCTGTCAGCTAGGCACCTGGCACTTACCGTGTAAGCTTTACTCTTGCTGACAAGGATCTTGGAAATGCCAAAGTCCCCAATCTTGACGATCATCTGGTGTTTGTCCAGCAGGATGTTTTGGGTCTTGAGGTCCCGGTGCAGGATGAGCTTGTTATGCACATGGTAGAGCGCCAGGAGGATCTGCACAAAGAAGTGCATGATGGTGTCCTCATCCAGCAGGGAGTTACAGCGCTTCTGGATGTAGTCAGCCAAGGTCCCACCTACATAGGGGAAGACCTCAGACGATCAAACATCCTCACATGGGCCATCTGGCTGATTGAGGTCAAACATCAAAGGCTGACAATATCAGGAAAATCTCCATCTTTAGGTTTCTTGCTATCGGATTCAGGTTATTGTTGAGGTCAGAGGTTGAGTTGGCTTAACTTGTCACCTCTAACTGCAACCTGAAGTGCTCAAGATCCCTACATCATGAAAATAGATAATTGCCCATTTGCTTATCAGCAAAGTACATCCCTGGAAGTTAGGAGTCATCTCACATTAGAGTGCAAAACTTTTCGGGCAGTGAGACAGGTCAGCAATGCAGCTAATTTTTTAACCAAACACACCTATACACAgcattatttctgaaattacaTCAAAACTATCTTTCTAAGCCTGTACACCTCCAAATTCtttatgaaattatataaaaatcaCCATTTTAAGCCTGTACACCTCCACATTATTTACAACAATATATTAAAACCATCTTTCAAAGTCTGTACTCCTCCATACAATTTATTCAATTAGCCTATATCAAAGCCATGTTTCTAAGCCAAATAAAGATTGAAAGATTACCTCATTTAAAGCAATGacaattatacagctgaatgTACAGTTTGGAATGGCCTTGATTTCCAGAATCAATGAGATCCCCAAATCAGTACTTCAAAAAATAGCAACCTATAACAGCTGGAACAAATTGAAAAATCAGGCATCAAAATTTCCCAGTTGATCTGGCTGATTTGGCAAGGAATGACTTGTGTGCAGAAGAGATGCACCTCTTACAAGAAATATCTCCAAATCTCACAAAAGACTTTGCACGTGCTCTCTCGTTGCCTATGCCACAATAGCACCAACTTGACGTACCATTACAAAGGCTGTAATGAATGAGAGAGACATGAGAGAGGTCAGCCTGATGAGTACCTGGCGCATACTCCATAGCAATCATGAGTGCCTTGTCCTCCAGGAAGTTCTCATAGTACTCAATGATGTTGGGGTGATTGAGCAGCTTCAGCACCTGGCACTCGTTCTGCGCAGAGAGCCGCTCATCTCGTGTCATCTGCTCAACCGGGATCTCCTTCAGGATCACCAAAGCCCCATCACTGTGTCTGCGACACAGGTGAACAATTCTGCCTCCCACAGACACAGGACAACGGTTAGCTTAGAGCTCATTAAGTACAATTTCTGAAATTAGAAATGTCCTACCTCAGTGATGACAaaagttttacttttaatttcagattttgACTGCTGagggaaaaatgtaaatacttatAAAAAACAATAGTAAAAGGTTCCAATAATAGAACAAGGGGAAAATTCAAGGACTTTTAAAGTAGCATAAATGGCTGTTTAGGAATTAAAGGACCTGATTCAAAGCCTGACACATGAATTATCTCTTAATAGACCACTGAAATAATTACAGAGACATTGTGATTGAAAATCCTCACACTGTATGAAATTTAGCACCTTCTGGCCATACTCCctggaaaacaaaatgctgatgcaaataaattaactgCACACTTGTTCACTGCACAGAATATGAATGCCAATGGAAGCAGGGCGTTTGTAAGaatgcataaacaaaataacttaTCACTTGACCTCAATTAGATTGAGtagaatgtaggctatattataCAGATGTGAAACTAATCTTGGATGGGTAAATCCACTGTCTGGTAcaattttggaaaacaaaagtTCAGTCAACTGCCTGGGTTATGAATTAGGCAATCTGGAGAGAGTGATTTCTGGGTTGTAAAGGGGGAAAATATGAACAGTTCCAGGTTTATGAATATTAGTTATTTGATAAGAACACTGGAAAACAGTTAGGCTGAGTCAGGGTCATTATAATGATGCATTTTCCTCATTGTGCAACAGTATAGCCAAACCAAAATGAATAAGACTATTTAAGCTTCTTCACCCTTAATCTGCAGAGATATCAGCTGGGTCAAAGTAATTTCAAACTGGCATTCAATATAAAACAGAGTTTCCCAAGTTAAATTCTGTCTTTAAAGTAAATCAGCTAAGTACCACAATGCCTGTACTAAGTTACATTAAAACCAAGCTAAGTATCTTGAAGATTAACAAGATGCTTAGCTCCTTCTAGTAAATAACCTAGAtgtagcaagctaacgttagaaacaaatcCCATTACTGAGTATGTACTGTTTTGCATAACTAACGTTTACTAAATTGGCAGTAGTCCGAAGATCTGGAATGTCGCCGACAGCCCGATGCTGAGTAACAAAGGTAAATCGTCCAGCGAGTGGTTAGTTCGCTGCTGCTGTTAGCTACAGCACAGCGGCAAAGTTTGGTCACTTAATTGCAGGCAGTTGGCTTCTAAATAATAACTCTGTGAAACGTTAGGTAGTTCGCTAAATTACAGGCAAGCTACCTCACTTCAAAGTCCAAAGTAAAACGATGAGATTTTTACCCAAAAGCTCCTCTTCCcactacttttattttttcatatttttccatgTTCCAGGGCTTGTAGAAACACCATAGATACGCATGTGTATGGGAGACACCTTTGGCGTCGCCTCTTCCTTTCTGGTGCCACGTAGTCTGCGTTTCTTGTTGGTTTTGCATACGAGTTCCGGCCACTGCCGGAGGTGTTTAACAATATGGAGATCCGGTTTCACAGGCTTTCGTTTAACCTTGAAGTCTAAGTGATCTGGTTTTATAGCTATTTTGCGAGGGTTCAACATCTTTGTTATCCCATAGCAACGGCATTTAACAGTCATACGCTAGCTAGCTCGCTACTCGCTTCTTTTGCTAGCTAACTTTTCATATCTGGTTAACCTTGCATATAAGGCTAGCTAACTGTTTACTAGCACAATCTACTTTAAGTGCCCGtaaagaacacatttcatttctttaagcagatattattttatttgtgccaAGTGAAAATAATACATCGACATGGTGAATATATTtcattagaaaaaaattaaactaacTACAGTCTCGTTGACTTTACCGGCCATCTATAACGTCATATCATAGATAGCTAGGCTAGTAAAGTTATGACTTAAACTTAGACTGGtgtaacgttagttagctaacattagccgtTAACGAgcaatgtagctaaaatgtaaCATATCATTAATTGACGTTTCTATTACGTGCAAGCAAAATTGGGGGAAAAGTTTCTCTCAGCTAGCTAATTTTCACATAACTAGTTTAATTGCTGTGTAACTGCTGATTTAACTCACCGGTTAAATCTAGCCAGCTATAGCTAGGCCAAGAGTAAAGTTAGCTGTTGTCAACTTGGCTTTATAGCTATcataactagctaacgttactctAACCAACTTCAATCAGCTGATCCATTTCAGGGAAAAGTCAAACAGTTGACCATATAGTATTATTGTTTCAGCCTCCGAAAAAGAAAGGTCGTAAAAAGTCGGCAAAGGTGAAGACAGCACCTCAAGTGGCAGATGGCCAGCCCAAGGAACACATGTCAAAGGAGCAGGTAATGCTAGCTGGAAAGCTAATGTTAACTTAGTTTTCGATCTCTAACTAACTAGACTATACGGCTAACTGTATAGCAAAGTGAGGGAGCACGGTGCGTGGTTAGCTAACACTGGATGTCTAGCTTGGACAATGCTAGGCCTAATTGACCATTACGAATGGCAATTCCTCCTTCAATTAAACTACGCAAATGATGGCAAGTCTTCTAACGATATCATACCTCTTATTTCTATCATTGACCTTCATAAGGTTATACCAGTTTTGTTGCCCTTATCAGTTACGCTTGCCGTGATAGATCTTTAGTGAACCAGTTTTAGTCCGTTCCtggcctctgtctgtgtgctctAGCTGGAGGAGCACAATGCGCGCCTGCAGGAGCAGTTGGACAAAGAGCGGGAGGAGCGCAACTACTTTCAGTTGGAGAGGGACAAGATCCACACCTTCTGGGAGGTCACCAAGAGGCAACTGGAAGAGAAGAAGGCTGACCTGAggaacagggacagagagatggaggaatcAGAGGAGCGTCATCAATTGGAAATCAAGGTATAAAAGAGCTTACTGAATGCATTGAAGGATGCCCAAATTTTAATCAACAAAAGGAAACTGCTTCATGGTTATATAGTTACAAACTAATCTTTCTGCTCACATTCAAACATTTCAGCTGTACAATATGTGCACTGATGTTATTATGTTGGAAAGCgtgatgttttgtgtgtttttgcttgGTGTCATTCAGGCTTATAAACAGAAAGTGAAGCACTTGCTGTACGAACACCAAGGTACTGTCACAGAGCAGAAAGCAAAAGTGGTTGTGACCACCAAACTGATGCAGAAAGACCATGCAGAGGTGGAGGATGAATTGCGTAAAGGCATGCGCTACCTTAAACTGGATATCAAACAGCGTGAACTGTCTAATGAAGATCTGCTGAAGAGCCTGAGTCTGGTGAGCGGGTGTGATCGGTTGGGGGAAGGGGAGTGTCATATCGTTCTTGGGGTTTCTTAAAGTCAATTTGTTCATTCTCACTTCTGTGcacaaaaagtttattttactcATAATGCCAACAGAAACAAGATGAAGAAATTACCAAAATGAGACaagattttgaaaataaagttCAAGGTATGCCAGGACTGTCCCACGGGTAAATACATAGCTGTTACAGTTTAGTGCAGGGAGGGAGtgaagatcccccccccccagggtccTGTTAATTTGGCTTTCAGCAGCTGGCCTTTTCAGACTTGgagtacatttaaaaagatgttGGATAGGAAGGTGTTCAAAAAACTTGCACACTTTCAACTtttgagaaacatttttttctagaCATTGAGAAGAAATGTGATGAGAAACTGCAGGCGTTACGACATGACCTGGACTTGAGGCGGAAAATGGAGATCCATGAAATTGAAGAAAGGAAGAACAGCCAGATAAATACGCTGATGAAGAATCATGAAAAGGCCTTCAGCAACATTAAGATTTACTACAATAAAACCACCTTCAACAACCTGGCACTCATCAACTCACTGAAAGTAAGAGCTGTACTAAACAACGTCTTTACTAACCGCTTTTAAATGGTACAATTCATTTTACATGACATCTCATTTGGGTATCTTACTATTAGGGCAGGGTAAATGTGTTCTTTATTACCTGTTCCCACCCTAGTCATGAAGTGTGGGTTGGACCCATCCACTCTATTGAAGTGT from Anguilla anguilla isolate fAngAng1 chromosome 12, fAngAng1.pri, whole genome shotgun sequence encodes the following:
- the LOC118209590 gene encoding dynein regulatory complex subunit 4-like yields the protein MPPKKKGRKKSAKVKTAPQVADGQPKEHMSKEQLEEHNARLQEQLDKEREERNYFQLERDKIHTFWEVTKRQLEEKKADLRNRDREMEESEERHQLEIKAYKQKVKHLLYEHQGTVTEQKAKVVVTTKLMQKDHAEVEDELRKGMRYLKLDIKQRELSNEDLLKSLSLKQDEEITKMRQDFENKVQDIEKKCDEKLQALRHDLDLRRKMEIHEIEERKNSQINTLMKNHEKAFSNIKIYYNKTTFNNLALINSLKEQLEEKKKKDDRLEKRMAEILQQNKTLTEPLQKAKEEVIELQRQMANYKNDKASLATAKARLKAAEKEMKRLKWEHEVLEQRFSKVQEEKDELYQKFTKAILEVQQKSGFKNLLLEKKLSALTETLEK